In Alloyangia pacifica, the following proteins share a genomic window:
- a CDS encoding sugar kinase produces MTAFLALGECMVELSQAGDGLYKRGFAGDTFNTAWYARRLLPEEWTVSYGTCVGEDAVSSEMLQFISGEGVDVSTIRRIPDRTVGLYMISLENGERSFSYWRGQSAAKLMADDLGWLDGILKGRDMIHFSGITLAILPPKQREAFCGALAKARSRGAIVSFDTNLRPRLWESTEAMRAGLTMGARTADIVLPSFDEEEELFGDASPSETIERYRKGGADMVAVKQGGAALHLWQREAGRHEIAAETVAEVVDTTAAGDSFAAGLLAGLAQGMAPQDAAAQAMRLAAKVIQARGALVPAIFG; encoded by the coding sequence GTGACCGCTTTCCTCGCCCTCGGAGAATGCATGGTGGAACTGTCGCAGGCCGGAGACGGCCTCTACAAGCGCGGCTTTGCCGGCGACACGTTCAACACCGCATGGTATGCCCGCCGCCTGCTCCCTGAGGAGTGGACGGTGAGCTACGGCACCTGCGTGGGCGAGGATGCGGTGAGCAGCGAGATGCTCCAGTTCATCTCGGGCGAAGGCGTGGATGTCTCGACCATCCGGCGCATTCCCGACCGCACCGTCGGGCTCTACATGATCTCGCTTGAGAACGGCGAGCGCAGCTTTTCCTACTGGCGCGGCCAGTCGGCGGCGAAGCTGATGGCCGATGACCTCGGCTGGCTCGACGGCATCCTCAAGGGGCGCGACATGATCCACTTCTCGGGCATCACGCTGGCGATCCTGCCGCCGAAGCAGCGCGAGGCCTTCTGCGGCGCGCTGGCCAAGGCGCGCTCGAGGGGGGCGATCGTGTCGTTCGACACCAACCTGCGGCCCCGACTGTGGGAAAGCACCGAAGCGATGCGCGCCGGCCTGACCATGGGCGCGCGCACCGCCGACATCGTGCTGCCGAGCTTCGACGAGGAAGAAGAGCTCTTCGGCGACGCGAGCCCCTCCGAGACCATCGAGCGCTACCGCAAGGGCGGCGCAGACATGGTGGCGGTGAAACAGGGCGGCGCAGCGCTGCACTTATGGCAGCGCGAGGCCGGGCGGCACGAGATCGCCGCCGAGACCGTGGCCGAGGTGGTCGACACCACCGCGGCGGGCGACAGCTTTGCCGCCGGGCTGCTGGCCGGGCTGGCACAGGGCATGGCACCGCAGGACGCCGCCGCCCAGGCCATGCGGCTCGCCGCCAAGGTGATCCAGGCTCGCGGTGCGCTGGTGCCCGCGATCTTCGGCTGA
- a CDS encoding fumarylacetoacetate hydrolase family protein gives MLPQSNPTPDALLVGRVWRPGVGPALVALRGEVLVDITSKTIPTMRDLLESEDPAATLRAATGEEIGTLADLLTGSNEGADEDVLHLLAPCDLQAVKASGVTFAQSMVERVIEEQAAGDPDAAEAIRAKVKSIIGDSLSGIEPGSEKAMEVKRVLQQEGMWSQYLEVGIGPDAEVFTKSQPMAAVGWGATVGLHPISKWNNPEPEIVLAINSRGDILGATLGNDVNLRDVEGRSALLLGKAKDNNASCAIGPFIRLFDESYTLDDVRKAELTMTVKGEDGFVLNGASSMSQISRDPASIVAQTIGRHHQYPDGFLLFLGTLFAPTEDRDAPGQGFTHHVGDVVSISEPALGALQNTVRLSTEAPEWTFGTGALMRNLARRNLL, from the coding sequence ATGCTGCCACAGAGCAACCCTACCCCCGATGCCCTTCTGGTTGGCCGCGTCTGGCGCCCCGGCGTCGGCCCCGCGCTGGTCGCCCTGCGCGGCGAGGTGCTGGTGGACATCACCAGCAAGACCATTCCCACCATGCGCGACCTGCTGGAGAGCGAAGACCCCGCCGCCACCCTGCGCGCCGCCACCGGCGAGGAGATCGGCACGCTGGCCGACCTCTTGACGGGCTCGAACGAGGGCGCGGACGAGGACGTGCTGCACCTGCTCGCCCCCTGCGATCTGCAGGCGGTGAAAGCCTCGGGTGTGACCTTCGCGCAGTCGATGGTCGAGCGGGTGATCGAGGAACAGGCCGCGGGCGATCCCGACGCCGCCGAGGCGATCCGCGCCAAGGTCAAATCCATCATCGGCGACTCGCTCTCGGGCATAGAGCCCGGCTCGGAGAAGGCGATGGAGGTGAAGCGCGTGCTGCAGCAGGAAGGCATGTGGTCGCAATACCTCGAGGTCGGCATCGGCCCCGACGCCGAGGTCTTCACCAAGTCGCAGCCCATGGCGGCGGTCGGCTGGGGCGCGACGGTGGGCCTGCACCCGATCAGCAAGTGGAACAACCCCGAGCCCGAGATCGTGCTGGCGATCAACTCGCGCGGCGACATCCTCGGCGCGACGCTGGGCAATGATGTCAACCTGCGCGACGTCGAGGGCCGCTCGGCGCTGCTGCTCGGCAAGGCCAAGGACAACAACGCGTCCTGCGCCATCGGCCCGTTCATCCGCCTCTTCGACGAGAGCTACACGCTCGACGACGTGCGCAAGGCGGAACTGACGATGACGGTCAAGGGCGAGGACGGATTCGTCCTCAATGGCGCGTCGTCGATGAGCCAGATCAGCCGCGATCCGGCCTCCATCGTGGCACAGACCATCGGGCGGCATCACCAGTACCCGGACGGCTTCCTGCTGTTCCTCGGCACGCTCTTTGCCCCCACCGAGGACCGCGACGCACCCGGTCAGGGGTTTACACATCACGTCGGAGACGTTGTAAGCATCTCCGAACCCGCGCTCGGCGCGCTGCAGAACACAGTCCGGCTCTCCACCGAGGCCCCGGAATGGACCTTCGGCACCGGGGCGCTGATGCGTAACCTTGCCCGGAGAAATCTTCTGTGA
- a CDS encoding FAD-binding oxidoreductase — MTLFAPLEQLLGERLSTSDAIREQNARNEAHFPLAMPDAVAFPETTEEVAAIVRFCAETGTPITPFGTGTSLEGQHLAVKGGISLDFSRMKKVLEINAEDLNVVVQPGVTRTELNEELRATGLFFPIDPGADASLGGMAATRASGTTAVRYGTLRENVLALEAVMSDGSIIRTGTKARKSSAGYDLTHLLVGSEGTLGIITELTLKLHGLPEGIASATCRFPSVEQAVNCVILTIQSGLPMARIELVDEMMVRGFNIHAGSDLPEQPHLFVEFHGSPSGVAEQAQSFREIAEDFGMEAWAEANTTEARNALWKMRHGAHFASAALRPGAQYGTLATDVCVPISQLAEAVLQAQADARAAGLVSTIVGHVGDGNFHCAARFDPKDPAEVEAVHAFAGKLNDTALRLGGTVTGEHGIGIGKQKYMKAEHGPALDWMRRIKTAFDPQGILNPGKLLPPAD; from the coding sequence ATGACCCTCTTCGCGCCCCTCGAACAGCTCCTCGGCGAGCGCCTGTCGACCAGCGACGCTATCCGCGAGCAGAACGCGCGCAACGAGGCGCATTTCCCCCTCGCCATGCCCGATGCCGTGGCCTTCCCCGAGACCACCGAAGAGGTCGCCGCCATCGTCCGCTTCTGCGCCGAAACCGGCACGCCGATCACCCCCTTTGGCACGGGCACCTCGCTCGAGGGCCAACACCTTGCGGTGAAGGGCGGCATCAGCCTCGACTTCTCGCGCATGAAGAAAGTGCTCGAGATCAACGCCGAGGATCTCAACGTGGTGGTCCAGCCCGGCGTCACCCGCACCGAGCTGAACGAGGAGCTGCGCGCCACCGGCCTCTTCTTCCCGATCGATCCCGGCGCCGACGCCTCGCTCGGCGGCATGGCGGCGACCCGCGCCTCGGGCACCACGGCGGTGCGTTACGGCACGCTGCGCGAGAACGTGCTGGCGCTCGAAGCGGTCATGTCCGACGGCAGCATCATCCGCACCGGCACCAAGGCCCGCAAGAGCTCGGCCGGCTATGACCTGACGCACCTGCTGGTGGGCAGCGAGGGCACGCTCGGGATCATCACCGAGCTGACGCTGAAGCTGCACGGGTTGCCCGAGGGCATCGCCTCGGCCACCTGCCGCTTTCCCTCGGTCGAGCAGGCGGTGAACTGCGTGATCCTGACCATTCAGTCCGGCCTGCCGATGGCGCGGATCGAGCTGGTGGACGAGATGATGGTGCGCGGCTTCAACATCCACGCCGGATCGGACCTGCCCGAGCAGCCGCATCTCTTCGTAGAGTTCCACGGCAGCCCCTCGGGCGTCGCCGAGCAGGCGCAGAGCTTCCGCGAGATCGCCGAGGATTTCGGCATGGAAGCCTGGGCCGAAGCCAATACCACCGAGGCCCGCAACGCGCTGTGGAAAATGCGTCACGGCGCGCATTTCGCCTCTGCCGCGCTGCGGCCCGGCGCGCAATATGGAACGCTCGCGACCGATGTCTGCGTGCCGATCTCGCAACTAGCCGAGGCGGTGCTGCAGGCGCAGGCCGATGCCCGCGCGGCGGGTCTTGTCAGCACCATCGTCGGCCATGTCGGCGACGGCAACTTCCACTGTGCCGCGCGCTTCGACCCCAAGGACCCCGCCGAGGTCGAGGCCGTCCACGCCTTTGCCGGCAAGCTCAACGACACCGCGCTGCGGCTCGGCGGCACGGTGACCGGCGAGCACGGCATCGGCATCGGCAAGCAGAAATACATGAAGGCCGAGCACGGCCCGGCGCTGGACTGGATGCGGCGGATCAAGACCGCCTTCGATCCGCAGGGCATCCTGAACCCGGGCAAGCTGCTGCCGCCCGCGGACTGA
- a CDS encoding dihydrodipicolinate synthase family protein: MTKYTGCWPVVPTPFHEDGTLDLEGMKRVLDCTIDMGVDGICILANFSEQFLISDEERAILTKLCLEHVAGRVPVIVTISHYATPIVVERAQYAKDLGADIVMMMPPYHGALLKGTAEQTFEQFRQVGEVGIPIMLQDAPLSGVDLPVPLLVKMANEIEMLKLFKIECPQAAAKLRSLIAEGGAAIEAPFDGEEAITLLADLDAGATGCMTSAMIPDQIRPVVVDFLAGNRQAAFDGYARILPAVNHENRQCGFRSAKHAMQVGGVIKSAFCRHPIAPLHPDTASMLIELIKPLDPLVLNWGK; the protein is encoded by the coding sequence ATGACGAAATACACCGGATGCTGGCCCGTGGTGCCGACGCCGTTCCACGAGGACGGCACGCTCGATCTCGAGGGCATGAAGCGCGTTCTCGACTGCACCATCGACATGGGTGTCGACGGCATCTGCATCCTCGCCAACTTCTCGGAACAGTTCCTGATCTCGGACGAGGAGCGCGCCATCCTCACCAAGCTTTGCCTCGAGCATGTGGCAGGCCGGGTGCCGGTGATCGTGACGATCTCGCACTATGCCACGCCGATCGTCGTGGAGCGGGCACAATACGCCAAGGACCTTGGCGCCGACATCGTCATGATGATGCCGCCCTACCACGGCGCGCTGCTGAAGGGCACCGCCGAGCAGACCTTCGAGCAGTTCCGTCAGGTGGGCGAGGTCGGCATTCCGATCATGCTGCAGGATGCGCCGCTCTCGGGTGTCGACCTGCCGGTGCCGCTGCTGGTCAAGATGGCCAACGAGATCGAGATGCTGAAGCTCTTCAAGATCGAGTGCCCGCAGGCCGCAGCCAAGCTGCGCAGCCTGATCGCCGAGGGCGGCGCGGCCATCGAGGCGCCCTTCGACGGTGAAGAGGCAATCACCCTGCTCGCGGACCTCGACGCCGGCGCCACGGGCTGCATGACCTCGGCGATGATCCCCGACCAGATCCGGCCGGTCGTGGTGGATTTCCTTGCCGGCAACCGGCAGGCGGCCTTCGACGGCTACGCCCGCATCCTGCCGGCGGTGAACCACGAGAACCGGCAATGTGGCTTCCGCTCGGCCAAGCACGCGATGCAGGTGGGCGGCGTGATCAAGTCGGCCTTCTGCCGGCACCCGATTGCCCCCTTGCATCCGGACACCGCTTCGATGTTGATCGAGCTGATCAAGCCGCTCGATCCGCTCGTGCTGAACTGGGGCAAGTAA
- a CDS encoding LysE family translocator, translating into MLSFAAAVFLLFITPGPGVLSIAGVGSAYGWRDGLRYGTGLFIGTNLVMTLVLTGFAAIILSAPAVRVVLMALSVCYLLYLSARIALAGSRIAFIEAKSAPGIRAGLLLQAINPKAYAVNTAMFTGFSFAPESLGFETAAKILIMNAIWIPVHLGWLKAGVTLHRLNLSYRTQRWINYGMALAMLGVVALALVSAFGAT; encoded by the coding sequence ATGCTGAGCTTTGCCGCCGCCGTGTTCCTTCTGTTCATCACCCCCGGGCCGGGAGTGCTGTCGATCGCCGGGGTCGGCTCGGCCTATGGCTGGCGGGACGGTCTGCGCTACGGCACGGGGCTCTTCATCGGCACCAACCTCGTGATGACCCTCGTGCTCACCGGCTTCGCCGCGATCATCCTGTCGGCCCCCGCGGTGCGGGTGGTGCTGATGGCGCTGTCGGTGTGCTACCTGCTCTATCTTTCCGCGCGCATCGCGCTCGCGGGAAGCCGCATCGCCTTCATCGAGGCCAAGTCCGCGCCGGGTATCCGCGCCGGTCTGCTGCTGCAGGCGATCAACCCCAAGGCCTATGCGGTCAACACCGCCATGTTCACCGGGTTTTCCTTTGCGCCCGAGAGCCTTGGCTTCGAGACCGCCGCCAAGATCCTCATCATGAACGCGATCTGGATCCCGGTGCACCTCGGCTGGCTCAAGGCAGGGGTGACCCTGCACCGGCTCAACCTCAGCTACCGCACCCAGCGGTGGATCAATTACGGCATGGCGCTCGCCATGCTGGGCGTCGTCGCGCTGGCCCTCGTGTCGGCCTTCGGCGCGACCTGA
- a CDS encoding SDR family oxidoreductase, which produces MSLFDLTGRTALVTGSTMGIGHALARGLAQAGAKVLLNGRNPQRLEEAVAALRSEGLEADALGFDVTDHDSVRAAIDGYEAEHGPIDILINNAGMQHRGPLEEFEPEAFDRLMRTNVYSAFYVGQACARHMIGRGQGRIVNIASVQSALARPGIAPYTASKGAITNLTKGMATDWAKHGLNCNAIAPGYFKTPLNAALVADPEFSAWLEKRTPAGRWGEVDELVGACVFLCAPASSFVNGHTLFVDGGITASL; this is translated from the coding sequence ATGTCCCTGTTTGATCTGACGGGCCGCACCGCGCTGGTGACCGGCTCGACCATGGGTATCGGCCATGCGCTGGCGCGCGGTCTCGCGCAGGCCGGCGCCAAGGTTCTGCTGAACGGGCGCAATCCGCAGCGGCTGGAAGAGGCCGTCGCGGCGCTGCGATCCGAAGGGTTGGAGGCCGATGCGCTCGGCTTCGACGTCACCGACCATGACAGCGTTCGCGCCGCCATCGACGGCTACGAGGCCGAGCACGGCCCCATCGACATCCTGATCAACAACGCCGGGATGCAACACCGGGGCCCGCTGGAGGAGTTCGAGCCCGAGGCCTTCGACCGGCTGATGCGCACCAATGTCTACTCGGCCTTCTACGTCGGGCAGGCGTGCGCGCGGCACATGATCGGGCGCGGGCAAGGGCGGATCGTCAACATCGCCTCGGTACAGAGCGCGCTGGCGCGACCGGGCATCGCGCCCTACACCGCCTCGAAGGGGGCGATCACCAACCTGACCAAGGGCATGGCGACGGACTGGGCGAAACACGGGCTCAACTGCAACGCCATCGCGCCGGGCTATTTCAAGACGCCGCTCAACGCCGCGCTGGTCGCCGACCCCGAGTTCAGCGCCTGGCTGGAAAAGCGCACCCCGGCAGGCCGCTGGGGCGAGGTCGACGAGCTCGTCGGCGCCTGCGTCTTCCTCTGCGCGCCGGCGTCCAGCTTCGTGAACGGCCACACGCTCTTCGTCGACGGCGGCATTACCGCCTCGTTGTAA